The following coding sequences are from one Virgibacillus necropolis window:
- the uxaC gene encoding glucuronate isomerase, whose protein sequence is MKTFITDDFLLYSDAAKELYHNKAKNLPIIDYHNHLNQEEILSDKNYTNLAEIWLAGDHYKWRAMRANGINEDFITGNKSDYDKFLAWAKTVPNMIGNPLYHWTHLELLRYFNIEKLLNEQSAPAIWEEANKQLATPDLSVRSLLKKEKVEFVGTTDDPTDDLAIHAQLMQDDFTTQVSPSFRPDKGIQIEKDEFVAWVDQLAQAINSSIDNYEEFLIGLENRVDYFDKHGCKSSDHGISVMFYEEATKDDVEAIFRKRMNDQELTIKEIDQFKTYTLLSLAEMYAIKGWVMQLHIGAKRNNNTRMFNKLGPDSGYDSIGDQLVAEPLANLLDALEQKESLPRTILYSLNARDNYILASMAGNYQNDEIAGKVQFGTSWWYNDHIDGMEDQMKILANVGSISNFVGMLTDSRSFLSFSRHEYFRRILCNLIGTWVDQGKVPNDLEFLGKYVENICYYNAKRYFNL, encoded by the coding sequence ATGAAAACATTTATTACAGATGACTTTTTATTATATAGTGACGCAGCAAAGGAGCTTTACCATAATAAGGCCAAAAATTTGCCGATAATCGACTATCATAATCACCTAAATCAAGAAGAAATTCTATCAGATAAAAATTATACGAATCTAGCAGAAATTTGGCTCGCTGGTGATCATTATAAATGGAGAGCTATGCGTGCAAATGGAATAAATGAGGATTTTATTACTGGAAATAAATCTGATTACGATAAATTCTTAGCATGGGCTAAAACAGTTCCAAACATGATTGGTAATCCGCTGTACCATTGGACACATCTAGAATTGTTACGATATTTCAATATTGAAAAGCTTTTAAATGAACAATCCGCTCCAGCAATTTGGGAGGAAGCAAACAAGCAATTAGCCACTCCGGATTTGTCGGTAAGATCTTTATTAAAAAAAGAAAAGGTCGAATTTGTAGGAACAACAGATGATCCAACAGATGACTTAGCGATACATGCCCAATTAATGCAAGACGATTTTACGACTCAGGTATCCCCATCCTTTCGACCTGACAAAGGTATTCAAATCGAAAAGGATGAATTTGTTGCCTGGGTGGATCAATTAGCACAGGCGATAAATTCCTCGATTGATAATTATGAAGAATTTCTAATAGGCTTAGAAAATCGTGTTGATTATTTTGATAAACATGGGTGTAAAAGTTCAGATCATGGCATTAGTGTTATGTTCTATGAGGAAGCAACAAAAGATGATGTTGAAGCTATTTTTCGTAAGCGGATGAATGATCAGGAATTAACAATTAAAGAAATCGATCAATTTAAAACGTATACATTACTTTCATTGGCTGAAATGTACGCCATAAAAGGTTGGGTGATGCAACTACATATAGGGGCAAAGCGGAATAACAATACACGAATGTTTAACAAACTTGGTCCAGATAGCGGCTATGATTCTATTGGTGATCAATTGGTAGCAGAGCCATTAGCAAATCTATTAGATGCTTTGGAGCAAAAAGAAAGCCTGCCCAGAACAATTTTATATAGTTTGAATGCACGTGATAATTATATTCTTGCATCAATGGCAGGAAACTATCAAAACGATGAGATTGCCGGGAAAGTTCAGTTTGGTACGTCTTGGTGGTATAACGACCATATTGATGGCATGGAAGATCAAATGAAAATTCTAGCGAATGTTGGATCAATTAGTAATTTTGTTGGGATGTTAACAGATTCTAGAAGCTTTCTATCATTTTCACGCCATGAATATTTTAGAAGAATATTATGTAACTTGATTGGGACATGGGTAGATCAAGGGAAAGTACCAAATGATCTGGAGTTCTTGGGCAAATATGTAGAGAATATTTGTTATTACAATGCAAAACGCTATTTTAATTTATAG